In Xyrauchen texanus isolate HMW12.3.18 chromosome 23, RBS_HiC_50CHRs, whole genome shotgun sequence, a genomic segment contains:
- the LOC127663123 gene encoding cysteine-rich hydrophobic domain-containing protein 2-like — protein sequence MSVLLPNMADFDTIYELEGEDERIVSEEHLVRHCPEPVVMRGAGHITVFGLSSKFDTVFPCVLTGKVAPEEFKTSVNRVNACLKKNLPVNMKWLLCGCLCCCCTVGCSLWPVICLNKRARRSIQKLLEWENNRLYHKLGLHWKLSRRKCESNNMMEYVILIEFLPKYPIFRPD from the exons ATGAGCGTCCTACTGCCCAACATGGCGGACTTTGATACCATTTATGAGTTAGAAGGAGAAGATGAGAGAATTGTGAGTGAAGAGCATCTCGTCAGACATTGCCCCGAGCCTGTGGTCATGCGTGGGGCTGGTCACATTACCGT GTTTGGACTAAGCAGCAAATTTGACACAGTGTTCCCCTGTGTTCTCACAGGAAAG GTTGCACCAGAGGAGTTCAAGACGAGTGTCAATCGTGTTAATGCGTGTTTAAAGAAGAACTTACCAGTTAATATGAAATGGTTGCTCTGTGGCTGCCTGTGCTGTTGCTGTACTGTGGGCTGCAGTCTGTGGCCTGTCATATGCCTAAACAAGAGG gCACGAAGATCCATTCAGAAATTGTTAGAATGGGAAAACAACAGATTATATCACAAG CTAGGGCTACACTGGAAACTTAGCAGGAGAAAATGCGAGAGCAACAACATGATGGAATAT GTTATTCTTATAGAATTCTTACCAAAATATCCAATATTCAGACCTGACTAA